A DNA window from Anser cygnoides isolate HZ-2024a breed goose chromosome 21, Taihu_goose_T2T_genome, whole genome shotgun sequence contains the following coding sequences:
- the PHLDB1 gene encoding pleckstrin homology-like domain family B member 1 isoform X4: MLGSVVHPRAGSSCRPRQHVGDVGTLPRRLPLSTRTRTGWQPVPGIGRCLRAGTMEASSRTVASPTRRVQTIIQNSPLDLIDTGKGLKVQTEKPHLVSLGSGRLSTAITLLPLEEGRTTIGTAAKDIVLQGPGLAPEHCYIENARGTLTLHPCGNACTIDGVKIQRPTRLTQGCTICLGQATFLRFNHPAEAKWMKSMIPAGGRSPAAIYGLPAKPEALVNGSRQLPLHELAAGERAQPSHSSLVSSIEKDLQDIMDSLVLEEPASPGKKPSHRGQSPLCSMVNGGGRCLLSPPLSPGATSGGSSYENASPPFSPLSSPTSSGGYASHSPSSQEQGPAVPPVVPLRSSSYNHTVQPPPQRLPALPYGGHGETRPAESPRAWQAVPDSPAAPISIGLGEHRAGSPRAQPSGSPRLAPRTLGSSVPRARAALQERPPSPFREPRDPLAPSPVRQPAARVLPDAAGPAHGSQSSRGLQPPESPRAARRTVESMRELPPLSPSLSRRAASPRAAPDAPSPQPRLGREVPGSPRTRRKGHDEPSPAAGRSSRAGSPSSPLLAEPAPRRPSFGSCLSPAYSLGSLAMPSPRQSPRAQRKLSGDMRLPAGVRERKNSITEISDNEDDLLEYHRRQREERMREQEMERLERQRLETILNLCAEYTKTGGAELGDAPQLLAGDVDAGRQAPRGAGTAGLGCAPEELGVLRQRESLERSDEENLKEECSSTESTHHEHEELVGPRAKEAHRLEEERACVLSRLDELKGHVKDLEQQLQEMLREAEIERALLQGERESEAVRLQQEQEVVQQLQEKLSSLDASIQKERDKERAKVDAERKELEKLRALYNESKSHLDNCPESMREQLREQMRREAEALETETKLFEDLEFQQLERESRLEEERETRSQQLLQSRAEYHRSIAHRKDRVAALDAQAAQIHLQSAQEAERLAKERNNVLQLLQKENEKLVSLERRYQLVTGGRSFPKMSSALKEETLQISEPYELLEGTKPLSPLPGAAASLASPAHSYPKTQEEYMRLSDVFRFYSNAYGSSLDTKASAAAPAAAQRSFLLAVPSAANEYVTVEQLSGILCSVCAPAASPLGRAPPAPSSPGCGPPPPPSVLALSSPSISAEMEKQLPGGPAWLPPLDLEKWYQEVMAGFETSSSPISPCSSPPPLPAKAHSSQKSLQVYRAKMEGDSGALPPRMKSSTPSSSQLNIAMLGRSPSPKGPPHAQSHAGSLPRNLAATLQDIETKRQLALQQKGQQVIEEQKRRLAELKQKAAAEAQSQWEALHGQPPFPTSYPPLMHHSILHHHHAHSVGPRAEELDHAYDTLSLESSDSMETSISTGNNSACSPDNMSSASGMDTGKIEEMEKMLKEAHAEKSRLMESREREMELRRQALEDERRRREQLERQLQDETTRRQKLVEKEVKLREKHFSQARPLTRYLPIRKEDFDLRLHIESSGHSVDTCYHVILTEKMCKGYLVKMGGKIKSWKKRWFVFDRMKRTVSYYVDKHETKLKGVIYFQAIEEVYYDHLRSAAKSPNPALTFCVKTHDRLYYVVAPSAEAMRIWMDVIVTGAEGYTQFMS; encoded by the exons ATGCTGGGGAGCGTGGTCCACCCACGTGCGGGCAGCAGTTGCCGGCCCCGGCAGCAtgtgggggatgtggggacccTGCCACGGAGGCTCCCGCTCAGCACCCGCACTAGGACCGGGTGGCAG CCCGTGCCTGGTATCGGCAGGTGCCTGCGTGCGGGCACCATGGAAGCATCCAGCAGGACCGTCGCCAGCCCAACCCGCAGGGTCCAGACCATCATCCAG AACAGCCCCCTGGACCTGATAGACACAGGCAAGGGGCTGAAGGTGCAGACGGAGAAGCCACACTTGGTGAGCCTGGGCAGCGGCCGCCTGAGCACTGCCATCACGCTGCTGCCCCTGGAGGAAG GGAGGACCACGATTGGCACGGCTGCGAAGGACATCGTCCTTCAGGGCCCTGGGCTGGCACCTGAGCACTGCTACATCGAGAACGCACGGGGGACGCTCACCCTGCACCCCTGTGGCAACGCCTGCACCATCGACGGAGTGAAGATCCAGCGGCCCACGCGCCTCACCCAAG GTTGCACCATCTGCCTGGGCCAGGCGACCTTCCTGCGCTTCAACCATCCTGCTGAAGCCAAGTGGATGAAGAGCATGATCCCGGCAGGGGGCAGGAGCCCCGCAGCCATCTATGGACTGCCAGCAA agcccGAGGCCCTGGTGAACGGCAGCCGCCAGCTGCCCCTGCACGAGCTGGCAGCGGGGGAGCGCGCCCAGCCCAGCCACAGCTCCCTGGTGAGCTCCATCGAGAAGGACCTGCAGGACATCATGGACTcgctggtgctggaggagccGGCGTCCCCTGGCAAGAAGCCGTCTCACCGCGGCCAGTCCCCACTGTGCTCCATGGTGAATGGGGGTGGGCGCTGCCTCCTGTCCCCCCCGCTGAGCCCCGGCGCCACCTCGGGGGGCTCCAGCTACGAGAACGCCTCCCCGCCCTTCTCGCCGCTCTCCTCGCCCACCAGCAGCGGTGGCTATGCCAGCCATTCacccagcagccaggagcaggggccGGCCGTGCCCCCTGTCGTGCCGCTCCGCTCCTCCAGCTACAACCACACCGTGCagccccccccgcagcgcctGCCGGCACTGCCCTATGGGGGCCACGGCGAGACGCGGCCGGCAGAGAGCCCCCGCGCTTGGCAGGCCGTCCCGGacagccccgcggcccccatCTCCATCGGCCTCGGGGAGCACAGGGCAGGCAGCCCCCGCGCCCAGCCGTCTGGGAGCCCCCGCCTGGCCCCCAGGACCCTGGGCTCCTCGGTGCCACGGGCAcgggcagccctgcaggagcggccccccagccccttcagGGAGCCGAGGGACCCCCtagcccccagccctgtccgGCAGCCCGCAGCCAGGGTTCTCCCAGATGCTGCAGGGCCGGCACACGGCAGCCAGAGCAGCcgtgggctgcagccccccgagaGCCCGCGGGCAGCCCGGAGGACTGTGGAGAGCATGCGGGAGCTGCCTCCGCTAAGCCCCTCCTTGTCGCGCAGGGCTGCcagcccccgggcagccccagatgccccctccccacagccccggcTGGGCAGAGAGGTTCCTGGGAGCCCCCGCACCAGGCGCAAGGGCCACGACGAGCCGAGCCCcgcagcagggaggagcagcagggctgggagcccctCGTCTCCGCTGTTGGCAGagccagccccgcgccgccccaGCTTTGGCTCCTGCCTGAGCCCTGCATACAGCCTGGGCTCCCTGGCCATGCCCTCACCCCGGCAGAGCCCCCGCGCCCAGCGGAAGCTGTCGGGGGACATGCGGCTGCCAGCGGGTGTGCGGGAACGCAAGAACAGCATCACCGAGATCAGCGACAATGAggacgacctgctggagtaCCACCGGCGGCAGCGCGAGGAGCGGATGCGGGAGCAGGAGATGGAGCGCCTG GAGCGGCAGCGCCTGGAGACTATCCTGAACCTCTGTGCCGAGTACACCAAGACGGGTGGCGCGGAGCTGGGTGATGcaccccagctcctggctggggaTGTGGATGCTGGCCGGCAGGCACCCAGGGGCGCTGGCACcgcagggctgggctgtgccCCGGAGGAGCTGGGCGTGCTGCGGCAGAGGGAGAGCCTGGAGAGGTCGGATGAGGAGAACCTGAAAGAAGAGTGTAGCAGCACTGAGAGCACCCACCACGAg CATGAGGAGCTGGTGGGCCCCCGGGCCAAGGAGGCACACCGGCTGGAGGAGGAGCGAGCCTGCGTGCTCAGTCGCCTGGACGAGCTGAAAGGCCATGTCAAGgacctggagcagcagctgcaggagatgTTGCGAGAG GCGGAGATTGAGCGGGCTCTGCTGCAGGGCGAGCGGGAGTCGGAGGCGGtgcggctgcagcaggagcaggaggtggtgcagcagctgcaggagaagctCTCCAGCCTGGACGCCAGCATCCAGAAGGAGCGGGACAAG GAAAGGGCAAAGGTTGATGCTGAAAGGAAGGAGCTAGAGAAACTCCGGGCGCTTTACAATGAGTCGAAGAGCCACCTTGATAACTGCCCTGAGTCTATGCGGGAGCAGTTGCGGGAGCAGATGCGAAGG GAAGCAGAGGCCCTGGAGACGGAGACCAAGCTGTTTGAGGACCTGGAGttccagcagctggagagggAGAGCCGGCTCGAGGAGGAGCGTGAGACAcggagccagcagctgctgcagagcagggctgagtACCATCGCAGCATTGCCCACAGGAAG GACCGGGTGGCTGCCCTGGATGCTCAGGCTGCCCAGATCCATCTGCAGAGTGCCCAGGAGGCTGAACGCCTGGCCAAGGAGAGGAACAacgtcctgcagctcctgcagaag GAGAATGAGAAGCTTGTGTCTCTGGAGAGGCGATACCAGCTCGTCACAGGTGGCAGGAGCTTCCCCAAGATGTCATCAGCACTCAAAGAG GAAACCCTCCAAATCTCAGAGCCTTATGAGCTGTTAGAGGGAACTAAGCCCCTGAGCCCcctgccaggagcagctgccTCCTTAGCTTCTCCTGCCCACTCCTACCCCAAGACACAAGAG GAGTACATGAGGCTGTCTGACGTTTTCAGGTTCTACAGCAATGCATATGGCTCCAGCCTGGACACtaaagcttctgctgctgcccctgctgctgctcaacGCTCTTTCTTGCTTGCTGTACCCTCTGCAGCCAACGAG TACGTGACCGTTGAGCAGCTCTCGGGGATCCTGTGCAGCGTCTGTGCCCCTGCCGCTTCCCCGCTGGGCCGtgcccctccagctccttcaTCCCCAGGCTGcggtcctcctcctcctccttctgtgctggctctctcttctccttccatCTCCGCAGAG ATGGAGAAGCAGCTTCCAGGGGGCCCAGCGTGGCTCCCGCCTCTTGATTTAGAGAAGTGGTACCAGGAGGTCATGGCTGGCTTTGAGACCTCCTCCTCCCCTATCTCTCCTtgttcttcccctcctccactTCCAGCTAAAGCTCACTCTTCTCAAAAGTCTCTCCAG GTTTATCGTGCCAAAATGGAGGGCGACAGCGGTGCGCTCCCCCCTCGGATGAAGAGCAGCACCCCGTCATCCTCGCAGCTCAATATCGCCATGCTGGGGCGCAGCCCCTCACCCAAG ggccCCCCGCACGCCCAGAGCCACGCAGGCAGCTTGCCACGCAACCTGGCGGCCACGCTGCAGGACATCGAGACCAAGCGCcagctggccctgcagcagAAGG GTCAGCAGGTGATCGAGGAGCAGAAGCGGCGCCTGGCAGAGCTGAAGCAGAAAGCGGCAGCTGAGGCTCAGTCACAGTGGGAAGCCCTGCACGGGCAacctcccttccccacctcctaCCCCCCGCTCATGCATCACTCCATCCTCCATCACCACCATGCCCACAGCGTGGGGCCCCGGGCTGAGGAGCTGGACCACGCGTATGACACCCTCAGCCTGGAGAGCTCGGACAGCATGGAGACCAGCATCTCCACAGGCAACAACTCGGCCTGCTCACCCGATAACATGTCCAG CGCAAGCGGGATGGACACAGGAAAGATTGAGGAGATGGAGAAGATGCTGAAGGAGGCGCACGCCGAGAAGTCGCGGCTCATGGAGTCCCGG gAACGGGAGATGGAGCTGCGGCGGCAGGCGCTGGAGGATGAGCGCCGGCGTCGGGAGCAGCTGGAGCGCCAGCTGCAGGACGAGACCACGCGCCGGCAGAAGCTAGTGGAGAAGGAGGTCAAGCTGCGGGAGAAGCACTTCTCACAG GCTCGGCCCCTGACACGGTACCTCCCCATCCGCAAGGAGGATTTTGACCTGCGGCTGCACATTGAGTCCTCAGGACACAGCGTGGACACCTGCTACCATGTCATCCTGACGGAGAAGATGTGCAAGGGCTACCTGGTTAAGATGGGGGGCAAGATAAAGTCTTGGAAGAAACGCTGGTTTGTCTTCGACCGCATGAAGCGCACAGTCTCCTACTACGTGG ATAAACACGAGACAAAGCTGAAGGGTGTCATCTACTTTCAAGCCATCGAAGAGGTTTACTACGACCACCTCCGCAGCGCTGCTAAG AGCCCCAACCCGGCGCTGACGTTCTGCGTGAAGACCCACGACCGCCTGTACTACGTGGTGGCCCCGTCGGCCGAGGCCATGCGCATCTGGATGGACGTCATCGTGACGGGGGCCGAGGGCTACACGCAGTTCATGAGCTGA
- the PHLDB1 gene encoding pleckstrin homology-like domain family B member 1 isoform X3, which yields MLGSVVHPRAGSSCRPRQHVGDVGTLPRRLPLSTRTRTGWQPVPGIGRCLRAGTMEASSRTVASPTRRVQTIIQNSPLDLIDTGKGLKVQTEKPHLVSLGSGRLSTAITLLPLEEGRTTIGTAAKDIVLQGPGLAPEHCYIENARGTLTLHPCGNACTIDGVKIQRPTRLTQGCTICLGQATFLRFNHPAEAKWMKSMIPAGGRSPAAIYGLPAKPEALVNGSRQLPLHELAAGERAQPSHSSLVSSIEKDLQDIMDSLVLEEPASPGKKPSHRGQSPLCSMVNGGGRCLLSPPLSPGATSGGSSYENASPPFSPLSSPTSSGGYASHSPSSQEQGPAVPPVVPLRSSSYNHTVQPPPQRLPALPYGGHGETRPAESPRAWQAVPDSPAAPISIGLGEHRAGSPRAQPSGSPRLAPRTLGSSVPRARAALQERPPSPFREPRDPLAPSPVRQPAARVLPDAAGPAHGSQSSRGLQPPESPRAARRTVESMRELPPLSPSLSRRAASPRAAPDAPSPQPRLGREVPGSPRTRRKGHDEPSPAAGRSSRAGSPSSPLLAEPAPRRPSFGSCLSPAYSLGSLAMPSPRQSPRAQRKLSGDMRLPAGVRERKNSITEISDNEDDLLEYHRRQREERMREQEMERLERQRLETILNLCAEYTKTGGAELGDAPQLLAGDVDAGRQAPRGAGTAGLGCAPEELGVLRQRESLERSDEENLKEECSSTESTHHEHEELVGPRAKEAHRLEEERACVLSRLDELKGHVKDLEQQLQEMLREAEIERALLQGERESEAVRLQQEQEVVQQLQEKLSSLDASIQKERDKERAKVDAERKELEKLRALYNESKSHLDNCPESMREQLREQMRREAEALETETKLFEDLEFQQLERESRLEEERETRSQQLLQSRAEYHRSIAHRKDRVAALDAQAAQIHLQSAQEAERLAKERNNVLQLLQKENEKLVSLERRYQLVTGGRSFPKMSSALKEETLQISEPYELLEGTKPLSPLPGAAASLASPAHSYPKTQEEYMRLSDVFRFYSNAYGSSLDTKASAAAPAAAQRSFLLAVPSAANEYVTVEQLSGILCSVCAPAASPLGRAPPAPSSPGCGPPPPPSVLALSSPSISAEMEKQLPGGPAWLPPLDLEKWYQEVMAGFETSSSPISPCSSPPPLPAKAHSSQKSLQVYRAKMEGDSGALPPRMKSSTPSSSQLNIAMLGRSPSPKGPPHAQSHAGSLPRNLAATLQDIETKRQLALQQKGQQVIEEQKRRLAELKQKAAAEAQSQWEALHGQPPFPTSYPPLMHHSILHHHHAHSVGPRAEELDHAYDTLSLESSDSMETSISTGNNSACSPDNMSSASGMDTGKIEEMEKMLKEAHAEKSRLMESREREMELRRQALEDERRRREQLERQLQDETTRRQKLVEKEVKLREKHFSQARPLTRYLPIRKEDFDLRLHIESSGHSVDTCYHVILTEKMCKGYLVKMGGKIKSWKKRWFVFDRMKRTVSYYVDKHETKLKGVIYFQAIEEVYYDHLRSAAKKGLFILSLVNSPNPALTFCVKTHDRLYYVVAPSAEAMRIWMDVIVTGAEGYTQFMS from the exons ATGCTGGGGAGCGTGGTCCACCCACGTGCGGGCAGCAGTTGCCGGCCCCGGCAGCAtgtgggggatgtggggacccTGCCACGGAGGCTCCCGCTCAGCACCCGCACTAGGACCGGGTGGCAG CCCGTGCCTGGTATCGGCAGGTGCCTGCGTGCGGGCACCATGGAAGCATCCAGCAGGACCGTCGCCAGCCCAACCCGCAGGGTCCAGACCATCATCCAG AACAGCCCCCTGGACCTGATAGACACAGGCAAGGGGCTGAAGGTGCAGACGGAGAAGCCACACTTGGTGAGCCTGGGCAGCGGCCGCCTGAGCACTGCCATCACGCTGCTGCCCCTGGAGGAAG GGAGGACCACGATTGGCACGGCTGCGAAGGACATCGTCCTTCAGGGCCCTGGGCTGGCACCTGAGCACTGCTACATCGAGAACGCACGGGGGACGCTCACCCTGCACCCCTGTGGCAACGCCTGCACCATCGACGGAGTGAAGATCCAGCGGCCCACGCGCCTCACCCAAG GTTGCACCATCTGCCTGGGCCAGGCGACCTTCCTGCGCTTCAACCATCCTGCTGAAGCCAAGTGGATGAAGAGCATGATCCCGGCAGGGGGCAGGAGCCCCGCAGCCATCTATGGACTGCCAGCAA agcccGAGGCCCTGGTGAACGGCAGCCGCCAGCTGCCCCTGCACGAGCTGGCAGCGGGGGAGCGCGCCCAGCCCAGCCACAGCTCCCTGGTGAGCTCCATCGAGAAGGACCTGCAGGACATCATGGACTcgctggtgctggaggagccGGCGTCCCCTGGCAAGAAGCCGTCTCACCGCGGCCAGTCCCCACTGTGCTCCATGGTGAATGGGGGTGGGCGCTGCCTCCTGTCCCCCCCGCTGAGCCCCGGCGCCACCTCGGGGGGCTCCAGCTACGAGAACGCCTCCCCGCCCTTCTCGCCGCTCTCCTCGCCCACCAGCAGCGGTGGCTATGCCAGCCATTCacccagcagccaggagcaggggccGGCCGTGCCCCCTGTCGTGCCGCTCCGCTCCTCCAGCTACAACCACACCGTGCagccccccccgcagcgcctGCCGGCACTGCCCTATGGGGGCCACGGCGAGACGCGGCCGGCAGAGAGCCCCCGCGCTTGGCAGGCCGTCCCGGacagccccgcggcccccatCTCCATCGGCCTCGGGGAGCACAGGGCAGGCAGCCCCCGCGCCCAGCCGTCTGGGAGCCCCCGCCTGGCCCCCAGGACCCTGGGCTCCTCGGTGCCACGGGCAcgggcagccctgcaggagcggccccccagccccttcagGGAGCCGAGGGACCCCCtagcccccagccctgtccgGCAGCCCGCAGCCAGGGTTCTCCCAGATGCTGCAGGGCCGGCACACGGCAGCCAGAGCAGCcgtgggctgcagccccccgagaGCCCGCGGGCAGCCCGGAGGACTGTGGAGAGCATGCGGGAGCTGCCTCCGCTAAGCCCCTCCTTGTCGCGCAGGGCTGCcagcccccgggcagccccagatgccccctccccacagccccggcTGGGCAGAGAGGTTCCTGGGAGCCCCCGCACCAGGCGCAAGGGCCACGACGAGCCGAGCCCcgcagcagggaggagcagcagggctgggagcccctCGTCTCCGCTGTTGGCAGagccagccccgcgccgccccaGCTTTGGCTCCTGCCTGAGCCCTGCATACAGCCTGGGCTCCCTGGCCATGCCCTCACCCCGGCAGAGCCCCCGCGCCCAGCGGAAGCTGTCGGGGGACATGCGGCTGCCAGCGGGTGTGCGGGAACGCAAGAACAGCATCACCGAGATCAGCGACAATGAggacgacctgctggagtaCCACCGGCGGCAGCGCGAGGAGCGGATGCGGGAGCAGGAGATGGAGCGCCTG GAGCGGCAGCGCCTGGAGACTATCCTGAACCTCTGTGCCGAGTACACCAAGACGGGTGGCGCGGAGCTGGGTGATGcaccccagctcctggctggggaTGTGGATGCTGGCCGGCAGGCACCCAGGGGCGCTGGCACcgcagggctgggctgtgccCCGGAGGAGCTGGGCGTGCTGCGGCAGAGGGAGAGCCTGGAGAGGTCGGATGAGGAGAACCTGAAAGAAGAGTGTAGCAGCACTGAGAGCACCCACCACGAg CATGAGGAGCTGGTGGGCCCCCGGGCCAAGGAGGCACACCGGCTGGAGGAGGAGCGAGCCTGCGTGCTCAGTCGCCTGGACGAGCTGAAAGGCCATGTCAAGgacctggagcagcagctgcaggagatgTTGCGAGAG GCGGAGATTGAGCGGGCTCTGCTGCAGGGCGAGCGGGAGTCGGAGGCGGtgcggctgcagcaggagcaggaggtggtgcagcagctgcaggagaagctCTCCAGCCTGGACGCCAGCATCCAGAAGGAGCGGGACAAG GAAAGGGCAAAGGTTGATGCTGAAAGGAAGGAGCTAGAGAAACTCCGGGCGCTTTACAATGAGTCGAAGAGCCACCTTGATAACTGCCCTGAGTCTATGCGGGAGCAGTTGCGGGAGCAGATGCGAAGG GAAGCAGAGGCCCTGGAGACGGAGACCAAGCTGTTTGAGGACCTGGAGttccagcagctggagagggAGAGCCGGCTCGAGGAGGAGCGTGAGACAcggagccagcagctgctgcagagcagggctgagtACCATCGCAGCATTGCCCACAGGAAG GACCGGGTGGCTGCCCTGGATGCTCAGGCTGCCCAGATCCATCTGCAGAGTGCCCAGGAGGCTGAACGCCTGGCCAAGGAGAGGAACAacgtcctgcagctcctgcagaag GAGAATGAGAAGCTTGTGTCTCTGGAGAGGCGATACCAGCTCGTCACAGGTGGCAGGAGCTTCCCCAAGATGTCATCAGCACTCAAAGAG GAAACCCTCCAAATCTCAGAGCCTTATGAGCTGTTAGAGGGAACTAAGCCCCTGAGCCCcctgccaggagcagctgccTCCTTAGCTTCTCCTGCCCACTCCTACCCCAAGACACAAGAG GAGTACATGAGGCTGTCTGACGTTTTCAGGTTCTACAGCAATGCATATGGCTCCAGCCTGGACACtaaagcttctgctgctgcccctgctgctgctcaacGCTCTTTCTTGCTTGCTGTACCCTCTGCAGCCAACGAG TACGTGACCGTTGAGCAGCTCTCGGGGATCCTGTGCAGCGTCTGTGCCCCTGCCGCTTCCCCGCTGGGCCGtgcccctccagctccttcaTCCCCAGGCTGcggtcctcctcctcctccttctgtgctggctctctcttctccttccatCTCCGCAGAG ATGGAGAAGCAGCTTCCAGGGGGCCCAGCGTGGCTCCCGCCTCTTGATTTAGAGAAGTGGTACCAGGAGGTCATGGCTGGCTTTGAGACCTCCTCCTCCCCTATCTCTCCTtgttcttcccctcctccactTCCAGCTAAAGCTCACTCTTCTCAAAAGTCTCTCCAG GTTTATCGTGCCAAAATGGAGGGCGACAGCGGTGCGCTCCCCCCTCGGATGAAGAGCAGCACCCCGTCATCCTCGCAGCTCAATATCGCCATGCTGGGGCGCAGCCCCTCACCCAAG ggccCCCCGCACGCCCAGAGCCACGCAGGCAGCTTGCCACGCAACCTGGCGGCCACGCTGCAGGACATCGAGACCAAGCGCcagctggccctgcagcagAAGG GTCAGCAGGTGATCGAGGAGCAGAAGCGGCGCCTGGCAGAGCTGAAGCAGAAAGCGGCAGCTGAGGCTCAGTCACAGTGGGAAGCCCTGCACGGGCAacctcccttccccacctcctaCCCCCCGCTCATGCATCACTCCATCCTCCATCACCACCATGCCCACAGCGTGGGGCCCCGGGCTGAGGAGCTGGACCACGCGTATGACACCCTCAGCCTGGAGAGCTCGGACAGCATGGAGACCAGCATCTCCACAGGCAACAACTCGGCCTGCTCACCCGATAACATGTCCAG CGCAAGCGGGATGGACACAGGAAAGATTGAGGAGATGGAGAAGATGCTGAAGGAGGCGCACGCCGAGAAGTCGCGGCTCATGGAGTCCCGG gAACGGGAGATGGAGCTGCGGCGGCAGGCGCTGGAGGATGAGCGCCGGCGTCGGGAGCAGCTGGAGCGCCAGCTGCAGGACGAGACCACGCGCCGGCAGAAGCTAGTGGAGAAGGAGGTCAAGCTGCGGGAGAAGCACTTCTCACAG GCTCGGCCCCTGACACGGTACCTCCCCATCCGCAAGGAGGATTTTGACCTGCGGCTGCACATTGAGTCCTCAGGACACAGCGTGGACACCTGCTACCATGTCATCCTGACGGAGAAGATGTGCAAGGGCTACCTGGTTAAGATGGGGGGCAAGATAAAGTCTTGGAAGAAACGCTGGTTTGTCTTCGACCGCATGAAGCGCACAGTCTCCTACTACGTGG ATAAACACGAGACAAAGCTGAAGGGTGTCATCTACTTTCAAGCCATCGAAGAGGTTTACTACGACCACCTCCGCAGCGCTGCTAAG AAAGGACTTTTCATCCTCAGCCTGGTGAAT AGCCCCAACCCGGCGCTGACGTTCTGCGTGAAGACCCACGACCGCCTGTACTACGTGGTGGCCCCGTCGGCCGAGGCCATGCGCATCTGGATGGACGTCATCGTGACGGGGGCCGAGGGCTACACGCAGTTCATGAGCTGA